The following proteins are co-located in the Oncorhynchus kisutch isolate 150728-3 unplaced genomic scaffold, Okis_V2 scaffold3981, whole genome shotgun sequence genome:
- the LOC116372962 gene encoding inactive serine protease PAMR1-like yields the protein MCRDCCEYQLIQCRCPSQGARVGYSVPCCRNQLDQCDPCIIHPGCSLFENCKTCHNGTWEAKDDFFIRGRFCTDCRQGWAGGDCKTCGGVIRRAQGHIMLESYPINAHCEWRVQVEKGENVELRFSMLSLEPDHNCHYDYVELRDGDSLSSPVIGRFCGNELPPPIRTSGSRLHVLFVSDGYNNFDGFFAAFQQSSACSPSPCQHHGTCLLNPVQSFRCACLPGYTGQLCENEPIRPSQRGVDPVRGVQTQSEPVRPSQRGADPVRGLGVCPPPARLHHGYFQLVRGSGGGPDTVDYFCNPSYILSGGSRSTCLPDGSWSGRQPLCVRACREPKVSELVRHNVVKPKAPSRKGPVHRLHTSSRHTVYDSHPPGMDPPSSGNLPSTQDPVLRELPRGFHHLSTSIEYECASSLYQHYGSPRRTCLKTGRWSGHHVSCSPVCGQLPAGFSPQNLTEIGWPWHAAIYLRSHIIRRAGSGLQTAPEEAYSPWQLACSGALVTQLSVLVAAHCLVVAGVDKPQWVDPANIKVVMGMHSPGQMRTLKQLQVSSVLVHPSFDPVTLDSDLAVLKLQDKAKISERVLPVCLPKMQGGEVTATQGYATGWLLASDSRSSSKPSLDAETAQTGVVELGDVIQCERQFAQSGAPVTITDNMLCAMRHPLNPTKPCPTVSAGITIIQSPATKPSSGPSGGQGDDSVVWELLALESFGYEKWNCGPGLYTVHTRINNFKDWIQKNMK from the exons ACTCCGTCCCCTGCTGCCGCAACCAACTGGACCAGTGTGACCCCTGCATCATCCACCCTG gCTGCAGTCTGTTTGAGAACTGTAAAACCTGTCACAATGGGACGTGGGAGGCCAAGGATGATTTCTTCATCCGAGGGAGATTCTGTACGGACTGTCGTCAGGGCTGGGCAGGTGGAGACTGCAAGA CTTGTGGAGGGGTGATTCGTAGAGCCCAGGGCCACATCATGCTAGAGAGTTACCCCATCAATGCGCACTGTGAGTGGAGGGTGCAGGTAGAGAAAGGGGAGAACGTGGAGCTCAG GTTCTCCATGCTTAGTCTAGAGCCTGACCACAACTGTCACTATGACTACGTGGAGCTGCGAGATGGTGACAGCCTGAGCTCCCCCGTCATTGGCCGGTTTTGTGGGAATGAGCTGCCTCCACCAATCAGAACCTCTGGAAGCAGGCTGCACGTCCTGTTTGTCTCAGATGGCTACAACAACTTTGATGGCTTCTTCGCCGCTTTTCAGCAGAGCTCAG CGTGCAGCCCCTCCCCTTGTCAGCACCATGGAACCTGTTTGCTGAACCCAGTACAGTCTTTTCGCTGTGCATGTCTGCCAGGCTACACAGGGCAACTGTGTGAGAATG AGCCCATTCGACCCAGTCAGAGGGGTGTAGACCCAGTCAGAGGGGTGCAGACCCAGTCAGAGCCCGTTCGACCCAGTCAGAGGGGTGCAGACCCAGTCAGAGGGCTCGGGGTGTGTCCTCCTCCTGCCAGGCTGCACCATGGCTACTTCCAGCTGGTCCGGGGCTCTGGAGGAGGTCCTGACACAGTGGACTACTTCTGTAACCCCTCCTACATCCTGAGTGGAGGCTCCCGGAGCACCTGTCTCCCAGATGGCTCGTGGAGTGGCCGGCAACCACTGTGTGTGAGAG CCTGTCGAGAGCCTAAGGTATCTGAGCTGGTGAGACACAATGTTGTGAAGCCAAAGGCCCCATCCAG GAAAGGTCCAGTCCACAGGCTTCACACCTCATCCAGGCATACGGTCTATGACAGTCACCCCCCTGGCATGGACCCACCCTCCTCAGGGAACCTCCCCAGCACCCAAGACCCTGTCCTGAGGGAATTACCCCGTGGTTTCCACCACCTGTCCACTAGCATAGAGTATGAGTgtgcctcctctctctaccaacaCTACGGTAGCCCCCGGCGCACCTGTCTGAAGACTGGCAGGTGGAGCGGGCATCATGTCTCCTGCTCGCCAG TGTGTGGTCAACTCCCAGCAGGCTTCAGCCCTCAGAACCTCACTGAGATTGGATGGCCCTGGCATGCAGCCATCTACCTCCGCTCCCACATCATCCGCAGAGCTGGCTCTGGCCTACAGACGGCACCAGAGGAGGCCTACTCTCCCTGGCAGCTGGCGTGCAGTGGAGCACTAGTCACCCAGCTCAGTGTGCTGGTGGCAGCTCACTGCCTGGTGGTGGCAGGAGTGGACAAGCCGCAGTGGGTAGATCCAGCCAACATTAAAGTGGTGATGGGAATGCACAGCCCGGGCCAGATGAGGACACTGAAACAACTGCAG gtttCCTCTGTCCTGGTCCATCCCAGCTTTGATCCTGTGACACTGGACTCGGACCTGGCCGTTCTGAAGCTACAGGACAAGGCCAAGATCAGTGAGCGTGTGCTGCCCGTGTGTCTCCCCAAAATGCAAGGCGGGGAGGTGACTGCCACACAGGGCTATGCCACAGGCTGGCTCCTTGCATCTGACTCAAGGTCCAGTTCCAAACCCAGCCTAGACGCCGAGACAGCCCAGACTGGAGTAGTCGAGCTGGGGGATGTCATTCAGTGCGAGAGGCAGTTTGCTCAGAGCGGGGCCCCTGTCACCATCACTGACAATATGCTGTGTGCAATGCGTCACCCTCTCAATCCCACCAAGCCTTGTCCCACTGTCAGTGCAGGCATTACAATCATACAATCTCCTGCCACTAAGCCATCATCGGGTCCTTCGGGGGGACAGGGGGATGATAGTGTTGTCTGGGAGCTTCTGGCTTTAGAAAGTTTTGGTTATGAGAAATGGAACTGTGGCCCAGGGCTTTACACAGTCCATACCCGGATAAACAACTTCAAAGACTGGATACAGAAAAACATGAAGTAG